A single window of Blochmannia endosymbiont of Camponotus nipponensis DNA harbors:
- a CDS encoding biopolymer transporter ExbD yields the protein MKRKRMRHMIKSDINIIPFLDILLVLLMIFMIVPSKLIQSFEVNLPNSAVTTNILNNEKIMITIEILRMGLYNLVINNKHTEQLRLEQISSEISNQMRINPNISCLIAADKTIEYDAIIKVLNLLNNIGVHSIGMITDPFT from the coding sequence ATGAAGAGAAAACGTATGAGACACATGATTAAATCTGATATTAATATCATACCGTTTTTAGATATATTATTAGTTCTTTTAATGATTTTTATGATAGTACCGTCTAAATTAATACAAAGTTTTGAGGTAAATCTTCCAAATAGTGCAGTCACAACAAATATTCTCAATAATGAAAAAATTATGATTACTATTGAAATTTTGAGAATGGGACTCTATAATCTTGTTATTAACAACAAACACACAGAGCAATTACGTCTAGAGCAAATTTCTTCAGAAATAAGTAATCAAATGCGAATCAATCCCAACATATCATGTTTGATAGCTGCTGATAAAACAATAGAATATGATGCAATAATTAAGGTATTAAATTTATTAAATAATATTGGTGTGCATTCAATTGGGATGATAACAGATCCTTTTACTTAA
- the tolQ gene encoding protein TolQ, protein MDIFDLFLKTDILVKISIFILIGFSILSWSIIFHRVLAFNLAKRKLKAFENEFWSGIDLSSLYKKVSVHRSKLNGVEKIFYVGFKEFSKLYQKKYCSPETIISRTLDTMHTALNIELKTLEDYIPLIGTIGSISPYLGLFGTVLGIIHVFIELGKTTAPNIAATQMIHIEIIAPGIAESLISTAIGLFVAIPAVIAFNYLTTQINNMDQDCNTFIEEFIAVLYRQIFFDIDAVALNQENQYEEKTYETHD, encoded by the coding sequence ATGGATATTTTTGATTTATTTTTAAAAACTGATATTTTAGTAAAAATCAGTATATTCATACTGATTGGATTTTCTATTTTGTCTTGGAGCATTATTTTTCATCGTGTTTTAGCGTTTAATTTAGCGAAGCGTAAATTGAAGGCATTTGAAAACGAATTTTGGTCTGGAATAGACCTATCTAGTTTATATAAAAAAGTCTCAGTTCATCGTAGCAAATTAAATGGCGTTGAAAAGATTTTTTATGTAGGCTTTAAAGAATTTTCTAAATTATATCAAAAAAAATACTGTTCACCTGAAACAATAATTTCTAGGACATTAGATACTATGCATACAGCTCTAAATATAGAGCTAAAAACATTAGAAGATTATATCCCATTAATAGGTACAATTGGTTCTATAAGTCCATATCTTGGTTTATTTGGAACAGTATTAGGAATCATACATGTTTTTATTGAGTTGGGTAAAACCACTGCTCCTAATATTGCTGCTACTCAAATGATTCATATAGAAATTATTGCACCAGGTATTGCAGAATCATTAATTTCTACGGCAATTGGTTTGTTCGTGGCTATTCCAGCGGTTATAGCGTTTAATTATTTAACTACGCAAATCAACAATATGGATCAAGATTGTAATACCTTTATAGAGGAGTTTATTGCCGTTCTATATCGTCAGATTTTTTTTGACATTGACGCTGTAGCATTAAATCAGGAAAACCAATATGAAGAGAAAACGTATGAGACACATGATTAA
- the sucD gene encoding succinate--CoA ligase subunit alpha produces MSILINKDTKIICQGFTGRHASFHSQQALDYGTQIVGGVTPGKGGHTHLGLPIFDTVDKAISSTDATASIIYVPAPFCKDAILESIHAGIQLIVCITEGIPILDMLLIKKELKKNNTCMIGPNCPGIITPGQCKLGIMPSNIHNPGCVGIVSRSGTLTYEIVKQTTDLGLGQSTCVGIGGDPILGSDFIDILSLFEQDPQTLLMVMIGEIGGRSEEKAATYIRKYVKKPVVAYIAGSTAPKGKRMGHAGAIISGIGSTAKEKYTILSKSGVHVVDNFINIGQYIKSIINA; encoded by the coding sequence ATGTCAATTTTGATTAACAAAGATACAAAAATAATTTGTCAAGGATTTACTGGTAGACATGCTAGTTTTCATTCTCAACAAGCATTAGATTATGGCACACAAATAGTAGGTGGAGTTACACCAGGGAAAGGAGGACACACCCATCTCGGATTACCAATATTTGATACTGTTGATAAAGCGATAAGTAGTACTGATGCGACAGCTTCTATTATTTATGTGCCGGCTCCTTTTTGTAAGGATGCAATTTTAGAATCAATTCATGCAGGTATTCAGTTAATTGTTTGTATTACCGAAGGTATTCCAATATTGGATATGTTGTTGATAAAAAAGGAATTAAAAAAAAATAATACATGCATGATTGGCCCAAATTGCCCAGGAATTATTACTCCGGGACAATGTAAACTCGGAATAATGCCAAGTAATATTCATAATCCAGGTTGTGTGGGAATTGTATCTAGATCAGGTACTTTAACATATGAAATAGTAAAACAAACAACTGATCTTGGATTAGGTCAGTCTACATGTGTTGGTATTGGTGGTGATCCAATACTCGGTTCTGATTTTATTGATATATTATCATTATTCGAACAAGATCCTCAAACTTTATTAATGGTAATGATTGGTGAAATAGGAGGTAGATCTGAAGAGAAAGCGGCAACATATATTAGAAAATATGTTAAAAAACCAGTGGTTGCATATATTGCAGGATCTACTGCTCCTAAAGGGAAGCGCATGGGTCATGCAGGTGCTATTATTTCTGGTATCGGTAGTACTGCTAAAGAGAAATATACAATTTTGTCTAAATCAGGAGTACATGTTGTGGATAACTTTATTAACATTGGTCAATATATAAAATCCATTATTAATGCATAA
- the sucC gene encoding ADP-forming succinate--CoA ligase subunit beta has protein sequence MNLYEYQAKQLMVKYDLPVLKGFVCTTLNDLEHYISANTIGSGPWVVKCQIQAGGRGKSKGVCVVPCTSDILSFANKWLGNKLVTYQTTNSGELVHSILIEPAVKIIQEFYLSILVDRDTSQIICMVSNQGGINIETTGQKKPNLIHTMIINPLIGMHPYQGRILACQLGLSGSKINQFAKIIVNATHMLLEKDLILIEINPLAVTDNDDFFCLDAKIIIDDNAVFRQSELLSICEINKTSKMMSNNQWNSINYVPLDGNIGCMVNGAGLAMATMDIIKSLGGVPANFLDIGGGASKECIISAFYMILKDTMVKAILINIFGGIVCCDLVAECVITALSTCNTTSFPIVARLEGNNSALGSNRLINSKYGVIVTNNLIDAIQQIVTAVNLKNVNFD, from the coding sequence ATGAATTTATATGAGTATCAAGCAAAACAACTGATGGTAAAATATGATCTACCTGTTTTAAAAGGTTTCGTATGTACTACTTTAAATGATCTAGAGCATTACATCTCTGCAAATACCATTGGTAGTGGCCCGTGGGTAGTGAAATGTCAAATACAAGCAGGAGGACGTGGAAAATCAAAGGGGGTGTGTGTTGTGCCTTGCACGTCAGATATATTATCTTTTGCTAATAAGTGGCTTGGAAACAAATTGGTAACATATCAAACTACTAATTCTGGAGAATTAGTACATTCTATTCTTATAGAACCAGCTGTTAAAATCATTCAAGAATTTTATTTAAGCATATTAGTTGATAGAGATACATCTCAAATAATATGTATGGTTTCTAACCAAGGTGGTATAAATATCGAAACTACCGGGCAAAAAAAACCTAATCTTATTCATACAATGATCATTAATCCTTTAATCGGAATGCATCCTTATCAAGGACGAATATTAGCGTGTCAATTGGGTTTATCTGGATCTAAAATAAATCAGTTTGCTAAAATTATTGTTAATGCTACACATATGCTTTTGGAAAAAGATCTAATCTTAATTGAAATTAATCCATTAGCTGTTACTGATAATGATGATTTTTTTTGTCTAGATGCTAAAATTATTATAGATGATAATGCTGTATTTAGACAATCAGAATTATTGAGTATATGCGAGATAAATAAAACAAGCAAGATGATGTCTAATAATCAATGGAATTCTATCAATTATGTTCCATTAGATGGAAATATTGGCTGCATGGTTAATGGGGCTGGGTTAGCGATGGCTACTATGGATATAATTAAATCGTTGGGTGGAGTTCCTGCTAATTTTTTAGATATTGGAGGAGGTGCAAGCAAAGAATGTATAATATCAGCTTTTTATATGATTTTAAAAGATACTATGGTAAAAGCAATACTTATAAATATTTTTGGTGGGATTGTATGTTGTGATTTAGTTGCTGAATGTGTTATTACTGCATTGTCCACATGTAATACAACATCTTTTCCTATCGTAGCGCGATTAGAAGGTAATAATTCTGCATTAGGTTCTAATAGATTAATTAATAGTAAATATGGTGTTATTGTTACTAATAATTTAATTGATGCAATTCAACAAATTGTAACTGCGGTGAACTTGAAAAATGTCAATTTTGATTAA
- the odhB gene encoding 2-oxoglutarate dehydrogenase complex dihydrolipoyllysine-residue succinyltransferase, giving the protein MSSIDILVPTLPESVADATVAVWHRKAGDEIKQDDILVEIETDKIMLEVPAPNTGTLESILEQEGSIVVSGQILGRLNVNRITFEKGIPSNYKDQKSITSAVSQEHSIIQNNENHNTLTPSIRKLVAEHDLQSTGIKSSGIKGRVTRQDVESYIHSIKTTHCKDQKNYVEVDHDHIKKNKNNRKETRILMNRLRKKIAERLLAITNTTAMLTTFNEVNMQPIIILRKKYGELFEKSYGIKLGLMSFYVKAVLEGLRNFPEINAAIDGEEIVYYNYFDISIAVSTDRGLITPVLRNIDTLSVSDIEKKIKYLAEKGKNGKLKIEELSGGNFTITNGGIFGSLMSTPIINPPQSAILGMHAIKDRPIAVDGEVIILPMMYLALSYDHRLIDGKDAVSFLVYVKELLEDPMRLFLGI; this is encoded by the coding sequence ATGAGTAGTATAGACATTTTGGTTCCGACTTTACCAGAATCGGTTGCAGACGCTACCGTTGCTGTGTGGCATAGAAAAGCAGGAGATGAAATTAAACAGGATGATATTTTAGTGGAAATTGAAACGGACAAAATCATGTTAGAAGTGCCTGCTCCAAACACAGGAACATTAGAGTCAATTTTAGAACAAGAAGGATCAATAGTAGTATCTGGACAAATTTTAGGACGTCTGAATGTAAATCGAATCACTTTTGAAAAAGGTATACCATCAAACTATAAAGATCAAAAATCTATTACGTCAGCAGTATCTCAAGAACATTCGATTATCCAAAATAATGAGAATCATAATACTTTGACTCCATCTATTCGAAAATTAGTAGCAGAACATGATTTGCAGTCAACAGGCATTAAAAGTAGTGGAATTAAAGGGCGTGTAACTCGTCAAGATGTAGAATCATATATTCATTCTATAAAAACAACACATTGTAAGGATCAAAAAAATTATGTAGAAGTGGATCATGATCACATAAAAAAAAATAAAAATAATCGCAAAGAAACCCGTATTTTAATGAATCGCTTACGAAAAAAAATAGCAGAACGTTTATTAGCTATCACTAATACTACGGCTATGTTGACTACTTTTAACGAAGTGAACATGCAGCCCATTATAATATTGAGAAAAAAATATGGAGAATTATTTGAAAAAAGTTATGGAATTAAGTTAGGATTGATGTCTTTCTATGTAAAAGCAGTCCTAGAAGGATTAAGAAATTTTCCTGAAATTAATGCAGCCATTGATGGAGAAGAAATAGTATATTATAATTATTTTGATATAAGTATTGCTGTATCTACGGATCGTGGTTTAATTACACCAGTATTACGAAATATTGATACATTAAGTGTATCTGATATTGAAAAAAAAATAAAATATTTAGCTGAAAAAGGGAAAAATGGAAAACTAAAAATTGAAGAATTAAGTGGAGGTAACTTTACCATTACTAATGGTGGAATTTTTGGATCATTAATGTCTACTCCTATTATTAATCCTCCACAAAGTGCAATTCTTGGTATGCATGCAATAAAAGATAGGCCTATAGCGGTAGATGGAGAAGTAATAATATTACCTATGATGTATTTGGCTTTATCATATGATCATAGATTAATAGATGGAAAGGATGCAGTAAGTTTTTTAGTGTATGTTAAAGAGTTGTTAGAAGATCCAATGCGTTTGTTTTTAGGGATTTAA
- a CDS encoding 2-oxoglutarate dehydrogenase E1 component, producing the protein MYSNTLKNWLDSSYLSKNNQSYIEQIYKDFLKNPNSIDSSWTEMFKKLYFEKNHENKSSDNSKNNTHSQLKYTIVPNESYVNTGIHSSNITYIQISQLINSFRIYGHQYAALDPLQLWSNKSENYFLDLENYNFSLENLQKKFDTIHFGINTESMTLLEIYAFLKKIYCGPIGIEYMHVLDINIMLWIQNHFESKAGVFNLNPEEKKQFLQEIIAAEGIERYLGTKFPGAKRFSLEGGDVLIPMLKEIIRHSVYHHNIKEILLGMAHRGRLNVLINVLGKNPQDLFKEFSDKHQTTFGSGDVKYHQGFYSDITINGQIIHLSLLCNPSHLEVVSPVVMGCARARIDQLLEHSIHHDDKKKYNLVLPITIHGDAAISGQGIVQETFNMSKTHAYDVGGTVHIIINNQVGFTTSDIHDIRSTQYCTDIAKMIQAPIFHVNADNVDAVIHVTRVALNFRNMFKRDVIIDLVCYRRYGHNEADEPSVTQPMMYKKIRNHPTLLNIYANILNKNGIINMDDSAKMINVYREKLDKEHCILNKWQPVSIRTSLHIRNLGKNDNILSSDKINVQYLKSLAYHISNIPSSITMHARVKKIYHDRMEMALGNRLFDWGAAEILAYATLLDQGISIRLSGEDVARGTFFHRHTVIYDQNNGMKYIPLTHINNTENKQGSFFVWDSVLSEEAALAFEYGYASLADNMLVIWEAQFGDFSNGAQIVIDQFISSGEQKWGQLCGLVMFLPHGYEGQGPEHSSSRIERYLQLCSEHNIRICMPSTPGQIYHILRQQATCSAKKPLIVISPKSLLRHPMVTTSLEDLVHESFKRVFNEIDDDIVLNQIKRVVICSGKVYYDLLGQRLKNKQHNIAIIRIEQLYPFPYENIQAIFASYSNVQDFAWCQEEPKNQGAWYYIQHCFYSIIPSHIKLHYIGRPDSAAPAVGYFSVHQQQQKKLIEDALNLN; encoded by the coding sequence ATGTATAGCAATACACTGAAAAATTGGTTAGATTCTTCTTATTTATCAAAAAATAATCAATCTTATATAGAGCAAATTTATAAGGATTTTTTAAAAAATCCAAATTCTATAGATTCTAGTTGGACTGAAATGTTTAAAAAATTATATTTTGAAAAAAATCATGAAAATAAATCTTCTGATAATTCAAAAAATAATACGCATTCTCAGTTAAAATATACTATTGTACCTAACGAATCGTATGTAAACACTGGTATTCATAGCAGTAATATTACTTATATACAAATATCACAATTAATAAATTCTTTCAGAATATATGGGCATCAATATGCTGCGTTAGATCCTTTACAATTATGGAGTAATAAATCGGAAAACTATTTTTTAGACTTAGAAAATTACAATTTTTCTCTGGAAAATCTTCAAAAAAAATTTGATACGATCCATTTTGGGATAAATACAGAATCAATGACTTTATTGGAAATATACGCATTTCTAAAAAAAATTTATTGTGGACCCATAGGAATTGAATATATGCATGTTCTTGATATAAATATAATGCTTTGGATTCAAAATCATTTTGAATCCAAAGCAGGTGTATTTAATCTTAATCCTGAAGAAAAAAAACAATTTCTTCAGGAAATAATAGCAGCAGAAGGAATAGAGCGTTATTTAGGAACAAAATTTCCAGGAGCTAAAAGATTTTCACTGGAAGGAGGTGATGTTCTAATTCCTATGTTAAAAGAAATCATACGTCACTCTGTTTATCATCATAATATTAAAGAAATATTATTGGGAATGGCTCACCGTGGACGTCTAAATGTTTTAATTAATGTTTTAGGTAAAAATCCTCAAGATTTGTTTAAAGAATTTTCTGATAAACATCAAACTACTTTTGGTAGTGGTGATGTAAAATATCATCAGGGATTTTATTCAGACATTACAATTAATGGTCAGATTATACATTTATCTTTATTATGTAATCCCTCTCATCTTGAGGTTGTTAGTCCGGTAGTTATGGGATGTGCTCGTGCACGAATTGATCAACTATTGGAACATTCGATACATCATGATGATAAAAAGAAATATAATTTAGTGCTCCCAATTACAATACATGGAGATGCAGCAATTAGTGGTCAAGGAATCGTTCAAGAAACTTTTAACATGTCTAAGACTCATGCTTATGATGTAGGAGGTACAGTACATATTATTATCAATAATCAGGTGGGGTTTACAACATCAGATATTCATGACATTCGTTCTACACAATATTGCACAGATATAGCAAAAATGATACAGGCTCCTATATTCCATGTTAATGCAGATAATGTAGATGCAGTTATTCATGTTACTCGTGTTGCATTAAATTTTCGTAATATGTTTAAACGTGATGTGATAATCGATTTAGTATGTTACCGTAGATATGGGCACAATGAAGCTGATGAACCAAGCGTTACTCAACCTATGATGTATAAAAAAATTCGTAATCATCCAACATTGCTTAATATTTATGCCAATATTTTAAATAAAAATGGAATAATAAATATGGATGACAGTGCTAAAATGATCAATGTATATCGTGAAAAATTAGATAAAGAGCATTGTATTTTGAATAAATGGCAACCAGTTAGTATTCGTACGTCCTTGCATATACGCAATTTAGGTAAAAATGATAATATCCTGAGCTCTGATAAAATAAATGTCCAATACTTAAAAAGTTTAGCTTATCATATCAGTAATATTCCATCGAGTATTACTATGCATGCTAGAGTAAAGAAAATTTACCATGATAGAATGGAGATGGCGTTAGGTAATAGATTGTTTGATTGGGGAGCAGCAGAAATTCTAGCATATGCAACTTTGTTAGATCAGGGAATTTCTATCCGTTTATCTGGTGAAGATGTTGCACGAGGAACGTTTTTTCATAGACATACTGTGATATATGATCAAAATAATGGTATGAAATATATCCCTTTAACACATATTAATAACACAGAAAATAAACAAGGATCTTTTTTTGTTTGGGATTCAGTATTATCTGAGGAAGCAGCTTTAGCATTTGAATATGGTTATGCTAGTTTAGCAGATAATATGTTGGTTATTTGGGAGGCACAATTTGGAGATTTTTCTAATGGAGCGCAAATTGTCATCGATCAATTTATTAGTTCTGGTGAACAAAAATGGGGTCAATTGTGTGGTTTAGTCATGTTTTTACCACACGGATATGAAGGACAAGGACCAGAACATTCTTCTTCTCGTATAGAACGATATTTACAATTGTGCTCTGAACATAATATACGTATCTGTATGCCTTCTACTCCGGGTCAGATCTATCATATATTACGTCAACAAGCAACATGTAGCGCTAAGAAGCCACTAATTGTGATATCCCCGAAGTCTTTATTAAGACATCCGATGGTAACTACTTCATTGGAAGACTTAGTACATGAATCATTTAAGAGAGTATTTAATGAAATAGATGATGACATTGTTTTAAATCAAATTAAACGTGTGGTAATATGTTCTGGAAAGGTGTATTATGATTTGTTGGGTCAACGACTGAAAAATAAACAACATAATATAGCTATTATTCGTATTGAACAATTATATCCTTTTCCTTATGAAAATATACAGGCTATTTTTGCTTCTTATTCGAATGTACAAGATTTTGCTTGGTGTCAAGAAGAACCTAAAAATCAAGGGGCTTGGTATTACATACAACATTGTTTTTATAGTATAATCCCTTCACACATTAAATTACATTATATAGGGCGTCCTGATTCTGCTGCACCTGCGGTGGGATATTTTTCAGTGCATCAACAACAACAAAAAAAATTAATTGAAGATGCACTAAATCTAAATTAA
- a CDS encoding succinate dehydrogenase iron-sulfur subunit, with protein sequence MQIKFSIYRYHPEVSKNSYMKNYMLDLLHIKNMTLLDALIKLKEIDPALTFRRSCREGVCGSDGMNINGTNGLACITPLTELYDNKNQKVIVVRPLPGFPIIRDLVVDMSQFYTQYERIQPFLINDHSNQESSQLIHEHLQSPEERSKLDGSYECILCACCSSSCPSFWWNPDKFIGPAGLLALYRFLMDSRDTNQRERLENFKDSFSIFRCHNIMNCVNVCPKKLNPAKAIGHIKRILAKSAIGINNIQK encoded by the coding sequence ATGCAAATTAAATTTTCCATTTATCGTTATCATCCTGAAGTCAGTAAAAATTCTTATATGAAAAATTATATGCTTGATTTATTACATATAAAAAATATGACGTTATTAGATGCTTTAATTAAGCTAAAAGAAATAGACCCAGCTTTAACGTTTCGTCGTTCTTGTAGAGAGGGGGTATGTGGTTCTGATGGAATGAATATTAATGGAACAAATGGTTTAGCATGTATTACTCCATTAACAGAATTATATGATAACAAGAATCAGAAAGTAATTGTAGTACGTCCATTACCTGGATTTCCAATAATTCGTGATTTAGTAGTAGATATGAGTCAATTTTATACGCAATACGAAAGAATACAGCCGTTTTTAATCAATGATCACTCTAATCAGGAATCTTCTCAGTTGATTCATGAACATTTACAATCTCCAGAAGAACGTTCTAAATTAGATGGATCTTACGAATGTATATTATGCGCGTGTTGCTCTAGTTCCTGTCCTTCTTTTTGGTGGAATCCAGATAAGTTTATTGGTCCTGCTGGGTTATTGGCTTTATATCGTTTTTTAATGGATAGCCGTGATACTAATCAGAGAGAACGGTTAGAAAATTTCAAAGATTCTTTTAGTATTTTTCGTTGTCATAACATTATGAATTGCGTTAATGTATGTCCTAAAAAATTAAATCCAGCCAAGGCTATAGGTCATATTAAACGAATATTAGCCAAAAGTGCAATCGGTATAAATAACATTCAAAAATAA